Proteins found in one Nocardia brasiliensis ATCC 700358 genomic segment:
- a CDS encoding Eco57I restriction-modification methylase domain-containing protein — MASEARGARDRKRHGRHYTPPVLARFLAARLLAHVAPPPSGVLRVLDPACGDGELLFALRSEAAERLPGTRIELIGYDLDPAALRVARARAAAAGIAVDWQVGDFLTVAAELAAGSFDAVITNPPYVRTQQLGGATAQLLSKQFGLRGRIDLTHPFVATLPRLLRPGGVLGLLSANRFLTTRAGANIRRLLLAELAPVELYDLGDTKLFEAAVLPAITIATRGTSPDTCRYVSAYEVDSGGIATETGLFEAMIGETGCLVTHEGRQFAVEIGTLVTGESVGGPKANGGLVIRPRAPGADPPVDAESAARHRAPPHPTTPDTAWRMSNARVDAWLAAIGAATWRTFGEVARIRVGIKTTADRVFISDRWAEAEPVPEAELLLDLITHNDLEPWRISRAQDTRVLYPYDLTLARRTPIDLDEYPCAAEYLRNHKDTLTARRYVGATGREWFEIWVPQRPQLWRQLKVVFPDISDRPRFALDRSGAVVNGDCYWLSLPDLSRDPAEAEQLAYLLMGVANSALGLRFYDTVCGNRLYSGRRRWITQYVSRLPLPDPASPHAAAIITVARDLTEGRCADPATHAELNDRVAAAFR, encoded by the coding sequence ATGGCGTCCGAGGCCCGCGGCGCGCGGGATCGCAAACGGCACGGCAGGCACTACACGCCGCCGGTGCTGGCGCGTTTCCTGGCCGCGCGGCTGCTCGCGCACGTCGCGCCGCCGCCCTCCGGCGTGCTGCGGGTACTCGATCCCGCCTGCGGGGACGGGGAGCTGCTGTTCGCGCTGCGATCCGAGGCGGCCGAGCGACTACCGGGTACCCGGATCGAGCTGATCGGCTACGACCTCGATCCGGCGGCATTGCGGGTGGCGCGGGCACGGGCGGCCGCGGCGGGAATCGCCGTCGACTGGCAGGTGGGCGACTTCTTGACGGTCGCGGCCGAGCTGGCGGCGGGCTCGTTCGACGCGGTGATCACGAACCCGCCGTACGTGCGGACCCAGCAGCTCGGCGGTGCGACCGCCCAACTGCTGAGCAAGCAGTTCGGGTTGCGGGGGCGGATCGATCTGACGCATCCGTTCGTGGCGACCCTGCCCAGACTGCTCCGCCCCGGCGGCGTGCTCGGATTGCTCAGCGCCAACCGGTTTTTGACGACCAGGGCGGGGGCGAACATCCGGCGGCTGCTGCTCGCCGAACTGGCGCCGGTCGAGCTGTACGACCTCGGCGACACCAAGCTGTTCGAAGCCGCGGTGCTGCCCGCGATCACCATCGCGACGCGGGGCACGAGCCCCGATACGTGCCGCTATGTGTCGGCGTACGAGGTGGACAGCGGCGGCATCGCCACGGAGACCGGTCTTTTCGAGGCCATGATCGGTGAGACCGGCTGTCTGGTCACCCACGAGGGACGGCAGTTCGCGGTCGAGATCGGCACGTTGGTGACCGGCGAATCCGTGGGCGGGCCGAAGGCGAACGGCGGCTTGGTGATTCGACCCCGAGCACCGGGTGCCGACCCGCCGGTCGACGCCGAATCCGCGGCGAGACACCGAGCGCCGCCGCATCCCACGACACCGGATACCGCCTGGCGCATGTCCAATGCGCGCGTGGACGCCTGGCTCGCCGCCATCGGCGCCGCGACCTGGCGGACTTTCGGTGAGGTCGCGCGAATCCGGGTGGGTATCAAGACAACTGCCGATCGGGTGTTCATCTCGGATCGATGGGCCGAGGCCGAGCCGGTCCCCGAGGCGGAACTGCTGCTGGACCTGATCACGCACAACGATCTCGAGCCGTGGCGGATCAGCCGGGCCCAGGACACCCGTGTGCTCTACCCCTACGATCTGACGCTGGCCCGCCGCACGCCGATCGATCTCGACGAATATCCCTGTGCCGCTGAATATCTACGCAACCACAAAGACACCCTCACCGCCCGCCGCTATGTCGGCGCGACCGGCCGGGAGTGGTTCGAGATCTGGGTGCCGCAGCGTCCGCAACTGTGGCGGCAACTGAAGGTGGTTTTCCCGGATATCAGCGACCGCCCGCGTTTCGCCCTGGACCGATCCGGCGCGGTGGTCAACGGTGATTGCTACTGGCTGTCGCTACCGGACCTGTCCCGGGACCCCGCCGAGGCCGAGCAGCTCGCGTATCTGCTGATGGGCGTGGCCAATTCCGCCCTCGGCCTCCGCTTCTACGACACCGTCTGCGGCAATCGCCTCTACTCCGGTCGCCGCCGCTGGATCACCCAGTACGTCTCGCGCCTGCCTTTACCGGATCCGGCCTCCCCGCACGCCGCGGCGATCATCACGGTGGCCCGCGACCTCACCGAGGGCCGGTGCGCGGACCCCGCAACCCACGCCGAACTGAACGATCGAGTAGCCGCAGCCTTCCGCTGA
- a CDS encoding TetR/AcrR family transcriptional regulator: MPTVPPMLQRILEKPVADGEKLLESALSAFLDFGIKRTSMGEIARRAGISPATLYRRFESKNDLVEAVSVREAQHFVEMIDKQVQAVSGSEDQLVEIFVAFITAIANNELLRRLLRTEPDLILPRLTTDAGPILAVGRGYLAEKLRELRDTEGTHDFDADLVAEIMARLALSLALTPDGLIPVADRDAARDFARRTLLPMVGVHLTR; the protein is encoded by the coding sequence ATGCCCACTGTCCCGCCCATGCTGCAGCGCATCCTGGAGAAGCCCGTCGCCGACGGCGAGAAGCTCCTGGAAAGCGCGCTCTCGGCCTTCCTGGACTTCGGCATCAAACGCACCAGCATGGGCGAGATCGCCCGCCGCGCCGGCATCAGCCCCGCCACCCTGTACCGCCGCTTCGAATCGAAGAACGACCTGGTCGAGGCCGTGAGCGTGCGGGAAGCCCAGCACTTCGTCGAGATGATCGACAAGCAGGTGCAGGCCGTCTCCGGCAGCGAGGACCAGCTGGTGGAGATCTTCGTCGCGTTCATCACCGCGATCGCGAACAACGAGCTGCTGCGCCGCCTGCTGCGCACCGAACCCGACCTGATCCTGCCCCGCCTCACCACCGACGCGGGCCCCATCCTCGCCGTCGGACGCGGCTACCTGGCCGAGAAACTGCGCGAACTGCGCGACACCGAAGGCACCCACGATTTCGACGCCGACCTCGTCGCCGAGATCATGGCCCGCCTCGCCCTCTCCCTGGCCCTCACCCCCGACGGCCTGATCCCCGTCGCCGACCGCGATGCTGCCCGCGACTTCGCGCGCCGCACGCTGCTCCCCATGGTGGGCGTCCACCTCACCCGCTGA
- a CDS encoding SDR family oxidoreductase, producing the protein MAYFANRVVAITGAGAGIGRELALALAGDGALLALSDKSAQAVAETGKLCAALHSEPLVTTLDVTDRSAVLAHAAATVAHFGRVEALFNNAGILHVGGVAESPFGDFEQVMDVDFWGVVNGTKAFLPYLQAAERAHVVNMSSAFGLVGVAQHGPYNAAKFAVRGFTDSLRQDMRAAGGVVRVTGVYPGGVLTSIARSARVAPGIDAAAVARRFEERVARTGPAAAARTILRGAARGEAKVLVGLDALLVDLVTRITGSYHERVLDMVFRS; encoded by the coding sequence GTGGCATATTTCGCGAACCGGGTGGTGGCGATCACGGGGGCGGGCGCGGGCATCGGCCGCGAATTGGCCCTGGCGCTGGCTGGCGACGGCGCGTTGCTCGCGCTGTCGGACAAGTCGGCACAGGCCGTCGCCGAGACCGGAAAGCTCTGCGCCGCGCTGCATTCCGAACCCCTGGTGACGACCTTGGACGTCACGGACCGGTCGGCGGTGCTCGCGCACGCGGCGGCGACGGTCGCCCACTTCGGCCGGGTCGAGGCGCTGTTCAACAATGCCGGGATCCTGCACGTCGGCGGCGTCGCCGAATCGCCGTTCGGGGACTTCGAACAGGTGATGGACGTGGATTTCTGGGGAGTCGTCAACGGCACCAAGGCTTTTCTGCCCTACCTGCAGGCCGCGGAGCGGGCGCACGTGGTGAACATGTCCTCGGCCTTCGGGCTGGTCGGGGTGGCGCAGCACGGGCCGTACAACGCGGCGAAGTTCGCCGTGCGCGGGTTCACCGACTCGCTGCGGCAGGATATGCGCGCAGCGGGCGGTGTGGTCCGGGTCACCGGGGTGTATCCCGGCGGCGTGCTCACCTCCATCGCGCGGTCGGCCCGGGTCGCGCCGGGGATCGACGCCGCCGCGGTGGCCCGGCGCTTCGAGGAGCGGGTGGCGCGGACCGGCCCGGCGGCGGCCGCGCGGACGATTCTGCGCGGGGCCGCGCGCGGGGAGGCGAAGGTGCTCGTCGGACTGGACGCCCTTCTTGTGGATCTGGTCACACGAATCACCGGCTCGTATCACGAACGGGTATTGGACATGGTATTTCGTTCCTGA
- a CDS encoding GAF domain-containing protein encodes MAKWLLIECFSGPPGTVIALGATPKSFVPLRHILRNPLSLADAEAALAQAAATCAVVARVSADGRRAVRAEPLLITPDRAHAVRLWVGPVREPLPEREPVGAWYFNLTTNRSVRSIDLLDLYGVAPQDRAAELAIAGAFARLVTNRDESEALAKLVNSEPDTEHQAVWTIRRDDNALRAGHFACRINIETDAAGERAVLFRGVTQDIGAATAVPSAPPPMILEYQLLEAATAPGEYRAIVNLRSLQLIRWIGPPMPGIAWADLPGEPAPQIHPDDLAVAREMSRELAHRRAEGTVRLRRLDGGWQAVRVRGALMVLDQHTTAGLATVTAAS; translated from the coding sequence ATGGCGAAATGGCTTCTGATCGAGTGCTTCTCCGGCCCGCCGGGCACGGTGATCGCCCTCGGGGCCACGCCGAAATCCTTCGTGCCGCTGCGCCATATCCTGCGCAATCCGCTGTCGCTGGCCGATGCCGAAGCAGCACTGGCGCAGGCGGCCGCGACCTGTGCGGTGGTCGCGCGGGTATCGGCGGACGGGCGGCGCGCCGTGCGCGCCGAGCCGCTGCTGATCACGCCGGACCGCGCGCACGCCGTCCGGCTGTGGGTGGGACCGGTGCGGGAACCGCTGCCGGAGCGAGAACCGGTGGGCGCGTGGTACTTCAACCTCACCACCAATCGGTCGGTGCGCAGCATCGATCTGCTCGACCTCTACGGCGTCGCGCCGCAGGACCGCGCGGCGGAGCTGGCGATCGCGGGCGCGTTCGCGCGGCTGGTCACCAATCGGGACGAGAGCGAGGCGCTGGCGAAGCTGGTGAATTCGGAGCCGGACACCGAGCATCAGGCGGTGTGGACCATCCGGCGGGACGACAATGCCTTGCGGGCAGGACATTTCGCGTGCCGGATCAATATCGAGACCGACGCCGCGGGCGAGCGTGCGGTGCTGTTCCGCGGCGTGACCCAGGACATCGGCGCGGCTACGGCGGTACCGTCCGCGCCACCGCCGATGATTCTCGAGTATCAACTGCTGGAGGCCGCCACGGCGCCGGGGGAGTATCGCGCGATCGTGAATCTGCGCTCACTGCAACTGATTCGCTGGATCGGGCCGCCGATGCCCGGTATTGCCTGGGCGGACCTGCCGGGGGAGCCCGCGCCGCAGATCCACCCGGACGATCTCGCCGTGGCGCGCGAGATGTCGCGGGAATTGGCGCACCGGCGCGCGGAGGGCACGGTGCGGTTGCGGCGGCTGGACGGAGGGTGGCAGGCGGTGCGGGTGCGGGGTGCGCTGATGGTGCTGGATCAGCACACCACGGCCGGACTCGCCACGGTCACCGCGGCGTCATGA
- a CDS encoding gamma carbonic anhydrase family protein translates to MRIQIGEFVPEIDEDAWIAPTATVIGRARLAAEVSIWYGAVIRGDLEQITVGARTNIQDGCVLHADPGFPLTVGTGVSVGHNAILHGCTIGDDVLVGMGATVLNGAVIGAGSLIAANALIPEGAQIPPGSLVAGVPGKVRRELSAAEQDGIRLNGAVYVHNTANHRTAKEV, encoded by the coding sequence ATGAGGATTCAGATCGGTGAGTTCGTTCCGGAGATCGACGAGGACGCGTGGATCGCGCCGACGGCGACAGTCATCGGGCGGGCGCGGCTCGCGGCCGAGGTGAGCATTTGGTACGGGGCGGTGATCCGCGGCGACCTGGAGCAGATCACCGTCGGCGCACGCACCAACATCCAGGACGGCTGTGTGCTGCATGCCGATCCGGGCTTCCCGCTCACCGTCGGCACCGGGGTTTCGGTGGGGCACAACGCGATTCTGCACGGCTGCACGATCGGCGACGACGTACTCGTCGGCATGGGCGCCACGGTGCTCAACGGCGCGGTGATCGGCGCGGGCAGCCTGATCGCGGCCAACGCGCTGATTCCGGAGGGCGCGCAGATTCCGCCCGGGTCGCTCGTCGCGGGGGTGCCCGGTAAGGTTCGCCGCGAGCTCAGCGCGGCCGAACAGGACGGCATTCGACTGAATGGGGCTGTGTACGTACACAACACGGCCAATCACCGCACCGCGAAAGAGGTGTGA
- a CDS encoding GlxA family transcriptional regulator, protein MHTVAVLAYDNISPFHLSVASLVFGRIGIGGRSPYRVDVCAERPGTLPTPAGFDIDVRHGLDTLARADTVVIPSWERHLPMSAQLREALWQAHGAQARIVGLCLGSWAVAASGLVDGREITTHWAGAAELAATFPAVRVRADTLWSDLGDVVTSAGVAAALDCCLHLVRNDLGSRAATELARELVTAPHRSGSQAQYIPVAVPDAADDDPIERAMVWARTHLGDPIDLDGWARVALMSRRTFTRRFRDRTGSSPQQWLLHQRTDRARLLLETTEDTMDRIATETGFGTAVSLRHHFHRILGTSPAAHRALFATPVR, encoded by the coding sequence ATGCATACCGTGGCCGTGCTCGCCTACGACAACATCAGCCCGTTCCACCTGTCCGTGGCCAGCCTCGTCTTCGGCCGGATCGGCATCGGCGGCAGGTCGCCGTACCGGGTGGACGTGTGCGCGGAGCGCCCCGGAACCCTGCCCACCCCAGCGGGTTTCGATATCGACGTGCGCCATGGCCTCGACACCCTGGCCCGCGCGGACACCGTGGTGATCCCGAGTTGGGAGCGGCACCTGCCGATGTCGGCGCAGCTGCGCGAGGCGCTCTGGCAGGCACACGGCGCGCAAGCCAGGATCGTCGGGCTGTGCCTCGGCTCGTGGGCGGTCGCGGCCAGCGGGCTGGTCGACGGCCGCGAGATCACCACCCACTGGGCCGGCGCCGCCGAGCTGGCCGCCACCTTCCCCGCGGTCCGCGTCCGGGCCGACACCCTGTGGTCCGACCTCGGCGACGTGGTCACCTCCGCGGGCGTCGCGGCCGCCCTCGACTGCTGCCTGCACCTGGTGCGCAACGACCTCGGCAGCCGCGCGGCCACCGAACTGGCCAGAGAACTGGTGACGGCGCCGCACCGCAGCGGGTCACAGGCGCAGTACATCCCGGTCGCCGTGCCGGACGCCGCCGACGACGACCCGATCGAACGCGCGATGGTCTGGGCCCGAACGCATCTCGGCGATCCGATCGACCTGGACGGCTGGGCCCGGGTGGCCCTGATGTCGCGGCGCACGTTCACCCGCCGCTTCCGCGACCGCACCGGCAGCAGCCCGCAGCAGTGGCTGCTGCACCAGCGCACCGACCGGGCCCGGCTGCTGCTGGAGACCACCGAGGACACCATGGACCGGATCGCCACCGAGACCGGCTTCGGCACCGCCGTCAGCCTGCGGCACCATTTCCATCGCATCCTCGGCACCAGCCCCGCCGCGCACCGCGCGCTGTTCGCGACCCCGGTGCGCTAA
- a CDS encoding MBL fold metallo-hydrolase has product MTETIERTTKLEALHVGGPTLRFRYAGRTFLTDPTFDEPGVYPGPVTLYKLAGPAVSAAEVGPVDIVLLSHDEHADNLDNAGREFLQTVPTVLSTPGAAERINGIRGLANWETVTVDGIKVTGVPALHGPEGCESVTGVVTGFVLQADGEPTVYVSGDNASVDRVRQIVERFGRIDVAVLFVGAANIGLFDDVDVTLNARTAVQAAEVLGDATIVPVHGDGWLHFSETLERLTKLFENAGRADQLRIPPLGKAVTV; this is encoded by the coding sequence ATGACCGAAACGATCGAACGAACCACCAAGCTCGAGGCGCTGCACGTGGGCGGCCCCACCCTGCGTTTCCGCTACGCGGGCCGCACCTTCCTGACCGATCCCACCTTCGACGAGCCGGGCGTCTACCCGGGACCGGTCACGCTGTACAAGCTCGCCGGGCCCGCGGTGTCCGCGGCCGAGGTCGGGCCGGTGGACATCGTGCTGCTCTCGCACGACGAACACGCCGACAACCTGGACAACGCGGGCCGGGAATTCCTGCAGACGGTGCCGACCGTGCTTTCCACCCCCGGCGCCGCGGAACGCATCAACGGCATTCGCGGACTGGCGAATTGGGAAACCGTGACGGTCGACGGCATCAAGGTGACCGGAGTGCCCGCGCTGCACGGGCCGGAAGGCTGCGAATCGGTCACCGGCGTCGTGACCGGCTTCGTGCTGCAAGCTGACGGAGAGCCGACCGTGTATGTCTCCGGCGACAACGCCTCGGTCGATCGGGTGCGCCAGATCGTCGAGCGGTTCGGCCGGATCGACGTCGCCGTCCTGTTCGTCGGCGCGGCGAATATCGGGCTCTTCGACGATGTCGACGTCACGCTCAACGCACGCACCGCGGTGCAGGCCGCGGAGGTGCTCGGGGACGCGACCATCGTGCCGGTGCACGGGGACGGCTGGCTGCATTTCAGCGAGACGCTCGAGCGGTTGACCAAGTTGTTCGAGAACGCGGGCCGCGCCGACCAGTTGCGCATCCCGCCGCTCGGCAAAGCGGTCACTGTCTGA
- the ald gene encoding alanine dehydrogenase translates to MRIGVPREVKEQEFRVALTPAGAGELTTQGHEVLIQTGAGAGSGFADADYTALGARLVPEADQVWWEADLILKVKEPIAEEYPRLRAGQVLFTYLHLAASRECTDAILRSGITAIAYETVRSTDGSLPLLAPMSEVAGKLGGQVGAYHLMAPLGGAGMLLGGVPGVRPAEVVVLGGGVAGTNAASVAAGMGARVTVLDTNLHRLRELDARFDGRVTTVASNAAEIERAVPAADLVIGSVLVPGARAPKLVTDELVAQMRPGSVLVDIAIDQGGCFAGSRPTTHANPTFRVHDSLFYCVANMPGAVPHTATLALTNATLPYVRAIAGLGWQQACANYPELAQGLTADGGRLVSVEVAAAHGYAARQPMGLVG, encoded by the coding sequence ATGAGGATCGGAGTTCCACGGGAGGTCAAGGAGCAGGAGTTCCGGGTGGCGCTGACGCCGGCGGGTGCCGGGGAGCTGACCACACAGGGGCACGAGGTGCTGATCCAAACCGGGGCGGGAGCCGGATCGGGGTTTGCCGACGCCGACTACACCGCGCTCGGCGCGAGACTGGTGCCCGAGGCGGATCAGGTGTGGTGGGAGGCCGACCTGATCCTGAAAGTGAAAGAGCCGATCGCCGAGGAGTATCCACGGCTACGCGCGGGGCAGGTGCTGTTCACCTACCTGCACCTCGCCGCGTCCCGGGAGTGCACCGACGCGATCCTGCGCTCGGGGATCACCGCGATCGCCTACGAAACGGTGCGCTCCACCGACGGGTCGCTGCCGTTGCTCGCGCCGATGAGCGAGGTGGCGGGCAAGCTCGGCGGACAGGTCGGGGCCTATCACCTGATGGCGCCGCTGGGCGGCGCGGGCATGCTGCTCGGCGGGGTGCCGGGGGTCCGCCCGGCGGAGGTGGTGGTGCTCGGCGGCGGTGTCGCCGGAACCAACGCGGCGTCGGTTGCCGCGGGGATGGGCGCGCGAGTCACGGTGCTGGACACCAACTTGCACCGCCTGCGCGAGTTGGACGCGCGGTTCGACGGCCGGGTGACGACCGTCGCGTCCAATGCCGCCGAGATCGAGCGGGCCGTGCCGGCCGCCGATCTCGTCATCGGTTCGGTGCTGGTGCCGGGCGCGCGGGCCCCGAAACTCGTCACCGACGAGTTGGTCGCACAGATGCGGCCGGGTTCGGTGCTCGTCGACATCGCCATCGACCAGGGCGGTTGCTTCGCGGGATCGCGGCCGACCACACACGCGAATCCGACTTTCCGCGTGCATGATTCGCTGTTCTACTGTGTCGCGAACATGCCGGGTGCGGTACCGCACACGGCCACCCTCGCGCTGACCAATGCCACCCTGCCCTACGTCCGGGCCATCGCCGGGCTCGGCTGGCAGCAAGCCTGCGCCAACTATCCGGAACTCGCGCAGGGTCTCACCGCCGACGGAGGCCGGCTCGTGTCGGTGGAAGTGGCCGCGGCACATGGCTACGCGGCACGGCAGCCGATGGGTCTGGTCGGCTGA
- a CDS encoding cytochrome P450, whose protein sequence is MGARDMRRFRRDPLGFLERLRHNAPGGAFRLPWGGVCVSDPELAQTVLHDNAFNTGGSGFFGTILPARSAQLELGRAVRQVIRSRIPEFRLRLAESVAELPARTRWPTAGTALVHRSTAELMLHPDCAPRLHRSLARSATAGVLIRPPRLHQRAWAEVLSANLFGTVTAQVRERRAAAPPDEPRDVLDAVLGACSGEISDRAVADLYVLMFRSIVGTVAYSVAWSVLLGSLHRPNAPWPWLADQVVREALRYRPVVWMVGRPVPHALELGGIPLHPGEMVSVCPYLLHHDETRWSRPEVFRPQRWSEPDGRGLYLPFSAGPFACSGAVVAHTLITETVAALADNARLHVTGADLRPVVTNAATPRPFVLQRTTDRSSGRPWKEVNSRDRCLAPDRR, encoded by the coding sequence ATGGGTGCACGGGATATGCGCCGATTCCGGCGGGATCCACTCGGTTTCCTGGAGCGACTGCGCCACAACGCGCCCGGCGGCGCGTTCCGCCTGCCGTGGGGCGGGGTGTGCGTGAGCGACCCCGAACTCGCGCAAACGGTGTTGCACGACAACGCCTTCAACACCGGCGGCTCCGGATTCTTCGGCACCATATTGCCCGCGCGGTCCGCGCAGCTGGAGTTGGGCCGCGCCGTGCGACAGGTGATCCGCTCGCGCATACCGGAGTTCCGGCTGCGCCTGGCCGAATCGGTTGCCGAACTGCCCGCCCGCACCCGCTGGCCCACGGCCGGAACAGCTCTGGTGCACCGGAGCACCGCCGAGCTGATGCTGCACCCGGACTGCGCGCCGCGCCTGCACCGGTCGCTGGCCCGCTCCGCCACCGCCGGTGTGCTGATCCGGCCACCCCGGCTGCACCAGCGCGCGTGGGCGGAAGTGTTGAGCGCCAACCTTTTCGGCACCGTCACCGCCCAGGTGCGCGAACGTCGCGCGGCGGCACCGCCCGACGAGCCACGCGACGTCCTGGATGCCGTGCTCGGCGCGTGCTCCGGCGAGATCAGCGACCGCGCGGTGGCCGACCTGTACGTGCTGATGTTCCGCTCGATCGTCGGCACGGTGGCGTACTCGGTGGCCTGGTCGGTGTTGCTCGGCAGCTTGCATCGGCCGAACGCACCGTGGCCGTGGCTCGCCGATCAGGTCGTCCGTGAGGCACTGCGGTATCGGCCTGTGGTCTGGATGGTCGGCCGCCCCGTCCCGCACGCTCTCGAACTCGGCGGTATCCCACTGCATCCGGGCGAGATGGTGTCGGTGTGTCCATACCTGTTGCACCACGACGAAACCCGATGGTCGCGTCCCGAGGTGTTCCGGCCGCAACGCTGGAGCGAGCCGGACGGTCGTGGCCTCTATCTGCCGTTCAGCGCGGGCCCGTTCGCCTGTTCCGGCGCCGTCGTCGCGCACACCTTGATCACCGAAACAGTTGCCGCACTTGCCGACAACGCCCGGCTGCACGTCACCGGCGCCGATCTGCGGCCGGTCGTCACCAATGCCGCGACCCCCAGACCCTTTGTCCTGCAGCGCACCACGGACCGCTCGTCCGGTCGACCGTGGAAGGAGGTGAACAGCCGTGATCGCTGTCTTGCGCCGGATCGTCGGTAA